The following nucleotide sequence is from Nothobranchius furzeri strain GRZ-AD chromosome 11, NfurGRZ-RIMD1, whole genome shotgun sequence.
TTTGGACTCTTTGAAATGTTAAGAACACCAGGAATTTTAATGAAGAAGAATATTTCACTTCTGTGAAATGATAGTTTTAGTTTCTGTCCATTTCCGAGTTTTTGAAGAAATGAAATGCTGGTTGGCATCCCTCTAGGTCACACGAGGAACTGTGTGGGAACCAACAAACCTGAGTAACAAACTGTTCCTACTCCTACAGCTATGGTGATTTTTATAAAGATTCTATGTAAAAAATGTAGGCATCTTTGTCCTTTTTGGATTTAATTTTCAATCGGATTTTAAAAATTCTCTTAAATCCCCCCAGAAGGCAGAGGGCTAACAGCTCCCATTGGGTTCAGTGTTTTAAATACTTGTTTTTTAGTGTTTAGAAAGACTCCAAAAACATTGTCATGTTGCTCGTATTAAACATTATGATCACATGAAAAttaagctctctgattggctaaggatGCAATCAGGCATCTTTGTAGTGTAGTTTTGgaatacatttgtgtgtgtgtgtgtgtgtgtgtgtgtgtgtgtgtgtgtgtgtgtgtgtgtgtgtgtgtgtgtgtgtgtgtgtgtgtgtgtgtgtgtgtgtgtgtgtgtgtgtgtgtgtgtgtgaacatcttACACAGATCTGGTTACTGTAGCAACCTTTATGAGTTCACCATGCATGAATAGTCTTTAATGTCAACATTTCAACCATTCTGGGGTCCGAACAGAAGAATGAACTTTCACATTTTGCATATCAAATAATGCAGCTCGGTCATGTGATACAATTTAAAATGTCCCGCGTTCTTCCTATCTTCTCTTTACCCTCCTCTTCATCTTTTGTTATGTTGACAGAAAGCCTGAACCAGAAACAAAACATTCTAGTTTTAAATGTTATTCTTTGAATCTGTTGGTTCTTTATCACCTTTGAATATAAATTGTTAAGGATGAGATAAATGAGTAAACAAATCTGACTAGTCAAAGGTGCAGATGACACAGTGAGTAATGTGAAGTGAAGCGGACACAATCTAGAATCTGACCAAATACGCAAGTCCGGTTCTGGACCACCATCACCGCAGcaccaaacacacgcacacaaacggaGCAACCAAAACAAGGTGATCAATAACACTATTTGTTTATTCAGTGCAGGTCTGATGTTATCAGGACAGTCGATAATCTCGCCGATGGGAATGTGGACGGTGGTGTCCTTTAATCAGAGCGAAGAGCGGTTCAGCGTGACGTCCCCGATGTCTGTCTATGTGTTGTCAGAACCTGCAGCTTAATATAGGTGCATCCTGCATGCTGTAGAGGCCTTTTTTGAACCAATAAACTGTAATTCATCCAGCTTGGTTCTGGGAACATACTGGAGTGATTACAAGAAACCTAATTTCTCCTGAGTTATCAGTGTGAGTGCTTACAGGTGGGAGGGGAGGTGAGATCAGCTGACCCAGTTTCCTGCCTGATACTGCTGGCTCTACAAGATTCTTCGTTCTCCTCTTCCACCTGACATGTTCACCtaattttaaacaaaaacagaacTTCCCAGACTGAACTGTCATTAAACATAACTACATTAGATGGTTCTGCTTCTCATCTTATGTAAACAAATTTGATTcatgtatatataaatgtatccttGTGTTTGGTTCTCATCATCCTAAATCCAAAGGACACAATAAATGAGGCAGACTAATCCTCAGGCTCCGTTTACCTGACACCAAAAGTTGTTTGCAGCCCTAATTATGGGATGTTTTGTGGTATTGGAGGCCTAAGGTTAGAGTGTGTGCATCTCTGTGTGCATGAGGACACAATCCACCTTGACTATGATAGATGATCTTGCTTCCGGTTGTGGCTCCCAAAAGATTTGTAGTTTAATGGATTGCTGGCTATAACAAAGCTGTTTAAACAGCTCAACAGATGGATCACTGTGTCATTCCCTctatttaaccctctgatgcatgaattatgagatcttcagccgtgattttttaaacaatttttttcatccatctttaggtgtgaatgaaacaaatttcaacaaatattttttgtaacattttgttaatttacaaataatttattacatgtccatctcagtggacaacgtgcattctgaacatgaaatatggtggcttgacttacttaagtccaaatggaggggctcacatgcaataaagtcttcaaaagctgtgcttaatagcaaaaatgaagtaataacaattttgagtacctgtccactgtagtgaccattatgcatcaaagggttaattaagAATTAGTATTTCCTGCCATTAAATACTCATTCCAAAGGCTGCAGAGGCCCCAAACCTACACAATCGTCACTTGTGGTTGTTAATCTGAGGAGATGATGTGCCCTTTCTTTATATTTTTGGTCTTATTCATCCCCAGGACAAGTGTTGGGCTCATTGTTTGGTATGTTCCCCACCCTGAATGTCTTGGTGCATAAGTCACACAGACGAATCCCATTAGCATTTTCTGTCACCATTTATTAATTCACCAAATACAGTGAAAATGGCATCATAATGTACAATGACTCATTCTTAGAATGTCATGACATTTCTGTTGCTTTTTTGCTTCATAAAACAATGTATCGTTTTGAAAATATTAACGTTTCATGCACAACAAACCATTTCCTGAAAATTATGATACaaaataaacataattaaaaAACAAGAAAGAACAATAATGTCCAAAATAGGTCAAATAACAACATGTTATTTGAGGATACTCGTAAACAGTGCAATATACTCTAAAACTGCCATTTTCTAACAAATTCATCAATGAAGCTTAACTCACAGTAAACGATTTCTTAATAATAGTTTAACATTGATGTGTGCAAAAAACAAACTCCGACACATTCATTTAGTCTTAAAAACGTCTGAGCTGTGATATAGAACGAGACCAGTCCAGAAAAATTCTTTGATTCACCAGTATTAAACCCAGTCTCAGTCATTATATCCTCTCTGAAGTACAAATATCTGTGTTGATGAACTGTAAGATGATAGACTAGCATATAATTTAAATAACAAATATTTAGATATAAAAATACAAATAGGACTTTTTGTTAAAAAGAAGCGTGCCAGGGTAACAGTGGTGGCACCTGCGTTGGCACCAGGAGGGAGAGTTCATGCAAATAGATGGGGCAGAAATAATTCTGATTCCATACAGAACAGAAAAAGCACACAAAATATCTAAAATTAAACAACTCTAAATCATTTTAGATCATATTTTATCCCATCTATTtcatatttaaaacatttaatctcCACTCTGTTGTTGGCCTCTGCAGATATCTGTTTGGAAAATaagaaataaatataataaaataaagataTGTGCAGGCAACTTAGCTACAAGAAGGTGCCAACCTGCACCATAACCACTGATGGGTAGGTAATATAAGGAATATAGCCTGTATCTCTGTTATATCTGTTTGTTTTGATGctcaaaatgttgttgttttttcactACAGAAGATATCAACATTGCACCATCCTCGGATATATGTTTTTATACAAAGAGTGTCCTCGAGTAGAGTTTGGTTGGTCTGTTTCTGAAATAAAGCATTTAGCTGCAACAGGAATGCGTTGGACCAGTGCTGAAAGGACAGCTCCCTCTAAATGCACCGTCGCTGACCGAATCAACAAAGCAAAGCCTAAGAGGAGtgggggaggaggggggagaaCTTACAGCTTACCTACTGTACAACTTATTGAAATAGGGCTGCTTTGCCCTCTAGTTGCAGTGTTTGGTTGCTTACAGCGCGTTTTTTCTTTCATGTTTTTGTTATGAAAGAAACAGAAAGAGGCGGTGGGTGATGAAATGACAAGTTCATCCTTCATCTAAATCAGCAGAGGTTGAGATACAGAGCGGAGTCCGCCATCTAAACATCCTGCTGCGCACCAGTGGTTAAAAATCGGGATTCGCTTTTTGGAGAATTGCCAGCAATCCCACGACAAATCTTGGTCTTTTTCACCCAGAGTCTGTCATTATTCCTTcacctctctcctcttcctcacatATTTCCCcctatctgtttttatttttgaaaaataaaaaaagcccAGTCCATTAGCCTCTTCTCTTTTCGCCGTCCTTCTCATCGCTTCCGAGCTGCCGTTTTTTCTCCCGCAATCCTCGAACATGCACAGCCGACAAGTGCTTCAAATCGGTGATCGGAAATTAAAAAAGTCTGCAAGGCAACGATGACGTTTAAACGCCGGGTGAGGACTTGTCTGTCATCCCCTTCAGGACCTCGTCTATTCGATCGTCCTCGATGACCACTGTGGAGATGGGAGAAGAGAGTGAGATGCGATCAACCGGCTCAGATCCACCATGACATCAACATTTATTTGATCCATTAAGGGGGAAGGCATATGGCGCGGAAAACATACACTTATTGCGGCTGCAGGtgaataaatataaaataaaaggttttatttttttattttttgcaaatcCCCACTGCGCAGAAAGGCGCACCTGGTGAAATCTAAACCAAGCTTTTAAAATATAACCTGTTTAAGTATGTGCGGTATTTACATGGGGCGCGTCATTGCAGGAATAGTATCTCTTGCATAAATAATGCCTACGTTTCAAGATGAGTGTAAATACAAAGTTAATCTTCATCCATATTCTGTATCCCATGAATTATCATCACTACCATTCACACTGATCCCTTACCTCGCTTGGCTCTGCCGATCTGTCCAAGCTTTGGGGGTCTTTTCGCCTGCGACGCAGCGAAAAAGGCGTTTGTGTCCTGCAGTCCACAACTAAAGGACATCTGACTAACCTCACTGTCCGCCCCGTAGCCGTTCATTTTGCCCTCGTTGTATGGCAGCACCTCGGACATTGTGGCACCAAAACACAAGAGAAAAATCACCGAGGTTAGATTTAAAAGTCTTCCTCGCAGGAGCAGTAGGTCCTCCTTTTGATGCGTGTGCAGCTTGCGCGTCTCCTGCTGGGATCTTCTCAGTCTATGTTAGGTCTCTGGGTGAGCGGCAGAtgaagtcagtgtgtgtgtgtgtgtgtgtgtgagtgtgtgcacaaCGCGAAAGAGAGATCCGTGCACTTGTGTTGCTAGCTGAAGTCTGGCGAGGGAAGTGGGAGATCCCGGGATCATACTGGAAACCCAGGCAGAGCGGTGAAGTCATCCATCCGGGTGTGAAGCGCGAGAGTGCGCGCGCGCCAGGAACCTCTGAATGATGGAGGAGCAAGAGAGCCACCAACAGGGGAGAAATGAAACTGCCGCGGCAAATTCATGGCCCTTGCATCTTCATACATAACAGTGTAATCCATCTGAGTATTCTATCAATCATACTGCATGCAGTTTGGATCCTATCTCTGTCAGATACAGtacatttcctgcaatttcatgtTGTTGGTGCATTtatttggatgtttttttttttcaataaagtaATCTTTAAGAGACGGGAATGTACGTAAAGCTTGCAGAGAAACACTTATCTGCAATAAATGCAATAAATCCAGTGGCAGCTGGTGAGGAAAATGTCTTGGTGGGGCTGGAAAATGGAAAGATTTGGAAAATGACTACAATTTCAATACAATTGTTTAtttacagtgttgggcaagttacttcaaaactgtaatgcattatttattacttgttaccctcattttaaagtaattcattatattacaatattactgattataAAATGTAAGGTATTACACTacatttgcattactttaagttactttcaccagtacaacttcaacatgaatctggtaatgtgacgctcagtgagctcatgacatatatgtggaacgtgatatggtgtctgagctagggttgctgtcaaaaacagtcagatataataacagtgctttaaaatgattgtttattaaataaaagcaacaacaatctgtactctcagcacgctgccatcttatattaactgagcagggagtgaggtggtggggggctccaagcctatatttgccttggtccccaaatgccttgatacggccctggatgtgggactgacttctgaggtgatctgattctatcacatgtataaatattaaatgcttatatattattgattttcactggtaaaaatgtgtattggggataaatctacctacttttttttccttttcaagcactttgttttgttttcttgattttatttgaatcatttccggccctttctctctctaaccttcctgcatgttgcatgttttctccgtcttccagaaaaactgtttcctagatttcctactttctaactaatctgccaaagggatctaccgaacacaaaacacaaaataaaagcttaatatgcgctgcgctccaacagcaatgagttgaaatcaccggggcacagattatgaactcagctgaaaagtacatgaagtaccagagaatatgggctgatttaaacgatcgcaaacgaatgactttgttttggtggagcaattttgtgaatataacagcggccgcgcgcaggacgcagctggagtatttgagccattgccgctgcgtcctctctgctgatagaatgcccgcaaagctgagtccataaatgacgtcatatatgtgcatactggatcttttttcaggcttcccgcaattagaatttttaggaaacccacatcatgattctgggtttaaaaatgcattgtaattaccgcgttattgACAATTGtgctgagtaaatattaccattttctttcgctgtaatgccttacattaccacattacagcaaaaagcaatgcattacagtaattaattacttttgtaccacgttactcccaacactgtttattTACCTTCACCAAATCAGCAGTCTCACATAGTCAAAAATCAAATTCACTTATtaggtggtagcagctggctgtttctccttttctACTATCATCGAGCTGAGAATATGTTACACCaggggtgttctgttgctaaatacgtgagtgtgtaacgaatgaaggacccagggaagtgcatcgGTTCGGAGAGACCCAGAatcagatggtccaatagttgctttcagtccGGAATGTGTTaatggcagaggtttttagacaaatgcgagagaatcaCTTTAATGTTTTCATATCTAAAATATATATGTATGCCTATGTTAGAACTTTACGAGGCACATAAAAAATGTTTTGAGATCAttcgttttccaaatttgccagctTTAATTGATCATCTTCCCAAAGCTCAAAACCCAATACTGAGTTCCACCTGTAGGTGGCACTAACATAGAAAATGATGTAAATATCCAGTTTTAAACATTATAAAAAATGAGaaccaataaacacattttactgcAACAGCTACAAATTAGATGTAAGATCTACCTTTATAAATCAACAGTGTGTGTGAAACCAGgagtgagaaagagagaggaGAACGGAGATCCAGCACCTTCTAAGCTAGCTATCTCCTGTAGCAAGGGCGCTATTGGCCTGTGCCCCTGAGGCAATCAATTCAGAGGCGCTGATTGGCCAACAACTCTCCAGTTCTCCCTAGATAACAAATGTGATTGGCTGTTTAACTGCAATTCAGGATCACTCACTTTTGTGGATCATCCATGAAATAAACAAACCTAAGGTGCTCTTTTAGGGGTAACACTATTAATATGATACAAATGCATTCATGTTATGTAAAAATTTGGcttaaaatgagcaaataaatTGATACTCAAGCCATTCCAAGCCAAGTCTACTTTATTTTttatagcaccttacaacagtGTATAACTGTCCAAAATGCTTTACATAATttaagtacattaaagcaaaacccacaacataaaaatacattaaaaaacgtAATACTTATGAAGAAGAATTTAAATCATGATTTCAAATTAAATGGACATTTTGATAGACTTCTAAAAATAATCAAAATCTACTATCATAATTTTTACTACATCAAAGTTGTTCTAATGATCTATTATGGTTTTGATTATAAATGATATGTGCGTTTTAGATAACCCGTGTAGTGGTTAATCTGAAACGGCATCATTCTTTTATGCAGGATTTAATTAATCTAAGAAAGGCAATAATTAGAAGTTACAGTTTTGTAGGCTACAAATAAACAAAGGTTCTTTTAAAAGCGTACCAGTCGGGGGGTTTCCATATCCATGTTGCTCACAGAACTTCCTGATTTCCTGAGGGGATTAGAAGGGGGGATGTCTAAGACTGGAAACCAAGCAAATTCCCCCCGTTGATTTGTGTCAAACTGAAACATCCTTCTGTGAAACAAACTAATGAGTCCTGAGGGCAATTCTATTCAAACCTGGCACTATTTGAAAGGTCTTTGCCAccttgttcatccatccatccattttcatctgcataTCCAGGGTCGGGTTGCCAGGCCAGCGGCCTAAGCAGAAaggcccggacttccctctcctcagccacttgggacaACTTGTCTCAGGTAATCCTAAGTCATTCCCTGGTCAGCCGAGAAacctagtccctccagcgtgtcctgggtctttctttgggtctcctcctggttggaggtgcctggaaaacctcgccagggaggtgtcaaggaggcatcctaaccagatgcccaagccacctcaactggctcctctcgatgtggaggagcagcagatctacgcagagcccctctcagatgaccgagcttctcaccttatctctgagggagagcccagacaccctgccatGACCTGTAGAATTAACCGAATGATTAGGAAATAGAAATATGAGTTATGCATTATTTCACCAGCCATACCCAGATCTTACTACCAGACCTGTAAAAACATCCCTTCAACAGAACCTGACAACATGAAGTAGGCtagaagatctcaaaaagcaacaaacCCAATTCTAAAAActgtaattttattttaatatttatttaattgAGATCGTATGTGTTAATGAACAATGCATATGTGTTTTTGAACATGTCAGATTGAAGCTAAAGACTAATTTCAATTCATCGTCCCAAGTAGAGGGAACATATGGGACAAAAGACTTACACTGGGTTCAAGAACAAAACTGTTTGACCAAAAATAACAAAACTTTTTGGAAAAAATTCAGCTTCAATGAGAAAAATAGTGGAGACTTATGAACGTTTTGTGTCCTGCTAGGTCTGAAGTAAAACTCTGCATTCAGAAAAaacaacatcataccaacagtaggaCACGGCGGTGGTAGTGTGGTGATCTGGGGCTGCTTCACTGCTTCAGGACATGAAACTCTTGCTGTAAACAATGGTAATCTGCTTTCCACCAGAAAATCCTGACCATTGAACTTAAACAGCTCGTTCATGACGATTCTGGCGAGTGGGACAAGACTCGTCTACAAGTGATTTGTGAGTCATAATCATAAAACAAGATAGCCGTTGTTAAAGCGTATTCCAACAGCACGTTTGGTTTTAGGGGTCGTACATccaggatgaggatcagcacctccaaatctgagaccatggttctcgaccggaaaagggtggcttgccaactccgggtcgggagagaggtcctacctcaagtggaggagtttaagtatctcggggtcttgttcacgagtgagggtaggagggatcgggagatcgacaggcggattggttcggcgtctgcagtgatgcgcacgcggagccgatctgtcgtggtgaagagggagctgagccagaaagccaggctctcgatttaccggtcgatctacgtcccaatatgGTCATGACCTTTGGGTAATGacggaaagaacgagattgcagatacaagcggctgaaatgagtttcctccgtagggtggccgggctcagccttagagatagggtgaggagctcggacattcgggagggactcggagtagaaccgctgctcctccagatcgaaaggagccagttgaggtggtttgggcatctggtcaggatgtctcctggacctggggaggtgttttgggcatgtcctaccggcaggaggcccccgggtcgacccaggacacgttggagaggttacatctccaatctggtccgggagcgccttggggtcctgccggaggagctggtggaggtggccggggagaggacggtctggagctccctagttgggatgctgcccccatgacccggacccggacaagcggagaaagacgacgacaacgacatCTAGCAGCTTTTTAAAAATTATCATCTAAAAACAGCTTTTTTGATTTACTCGGGTTATGTTTGTTCAGTACTGAAATCTGTTTGTTCAagtgaaacatttaaatgtggtAAAAAGGCAAAAAgccaaaaaacatttttaaagcctTGCATTTTTACTTCATAGTGAGTTTTTCTTATCGTCTGAAGAAAATTCTTGTGTAGACTCCTAACATTTAAACCATAACCCTCAAATGTGGGCAAGATGAAGGGGCAGGTGATGTCATCAGCCATGATGTAAGTACAATCTGACCTCCTGCCTTATGATGctgcttcatttttttaaaacaacatATGTTCTAGCAAAATGGACACTTATCTGTTCTACCTCTGCCCTTTACACATGCTAGAACCCGGTCTGACTTATGCAGTGAAATCTGAGTGCATTAGATTGTTCTTATTGCTGTGATGTCTCCTCATCTGTCCTGTTCTTTATGCTTCTCTTCCTTGTACTTAAACACAAGCAGCAGTTATTAATGATGATCTCTGTCGGtcctgtcatgtgtgtgtgtgtgtctgtatgtgtgtgtgtgtgtgttgttgttgttgttgaaacaCTGCTCCCAATTACAAATGAATTATTGTGCTGAGTCACTTACTCCCTTCCTATATCTTTCTTGGAGCAAACCAAGCTttgctactctctctctctctctctctctctctctctctctctctctctctctctctctctctctctctctctcaaacacatacacacacacacacacacacacacacacacacacacacacacattgtataAAACACCCTATGTTCCTCTTCAAGCAACACTACAGCTGCTAAAAGACACCAATAAAAAGCCCAAAGTTGAGAGCCAGGATCAATTTATCaccataggtgtgtgtgtgtgtgtgtgtgtgtgtgtgtgtgtgtgtgtgtgtgtgtgtgtgtgtgtgtgtgtgtgtgtgtgtgtgtgtgttagactcAATCACATGTCCTTTCAGGCAAATTGTGAGTCTGCTCAGATTCACTATACTTTTCTAGGAAATGAATGTAATGGCCTCTTAAGAGATTGATATACTGAGGTCCGTTCTATTTTCAAGGAAATTAAAAATGTACCTGCAGAATGAAAAGACCCACACACACCATCTGCAGTCACCGACTGAGTGACACTTATGTCGGCGCCTCTCGTCCTGAAGATTAACTCTGTTTTTGTGCATAAACATCCATCAGATTGTAGGAACATTGGCTGTGCTCCTGCTCCTGGATCGCTGAGCACACAGCTGATTGGAAGTGCTCACAGCTGGGGCGTGCGCTGCACTGAAACTGTGGTCGAAGGTTCAACTCAGTGTGGTTTGGTGCCATTCTGGTACCTTGAAAGTGGAATAAAGTTTTTCAATAATTAAACAAATATTTTACAACAGTTGCTGAGACAACAATTTATTAGACAATGTACAAAACACTAATTTCAACCCAGGATTGTGATCGTGTGCCTGACTCACTCTCCTCAGGGAAAGAGCACTCtgcttggggcgacggtggcaaaggagctaagtgctcgccccgtaatcggaaggttgcaggttcgagccccgctcagtctgtcgctgtcgttgtgtccttgggcaagacatttaacccacgttgcctgctggtggtggtcggagggaccggtggagccagtgctcggcagcctcgcctcagtcagtgcgccccagggcagctgtggctacatcgtagctcatccccaccagtgtgtgaatgtgtgtgtgaatgggtgaatgactgattgtgttgtaaagcgccttggggggttccaggactctagaaggcgctatatcaatacCATTTGTTGATGAAAAGCTCTGCAGTCACATTACTGTCAGAAAGTAGGTCATCCATCCCACATTTCACTGCATGCCCAAAGCAGATGGGTGACAGCGGTAATTAGCATGGACCAAGACCCAATGTGATGGCTCTGCCTCAAGAGATAATGCATCTCTGTTGGAGTGTGTGGAACAACATGGTGGGCAAAAAGGCATTCAACTATAACatagtgatgtgttggtcgcgaacgaaccggctctaagagctggctctttgaagtgaacgaaaggagctggctcgtcattgggagccgtcccctcccctcccccctcccctcttgctttgatgaaagctacaggcgattggtctacatgtgtaactgcgtgtccagactgtccacacacagagcagtaggggcggggaagagggaggatcagactcagaccaagcccccacaatgctgctcagaaaatggtcccatcccggaagtaagaaaaattgcagttccaccctcatccgctgggggctggtgccagaagcgagcaaatcctcattgactcccatgttaaaaatgccgatttcacagcagaaataaacatgtttacagcctggtgccaaaacatgttttttgtctaaattatctagtttatactcatgacaactctgaggggggtgaatttttttctcactcttctgtttaagtgtattgaaagcctaaaattctgtataattaatgagcatccgacacacgtgaccgccgcctcagacccacgtgaccacagagctagctccgtggaaaggcctcagtacagcctcggtctggcttggaaactgctccggcattttgagtctctgtgtttgtgtattcttctttggatattattggtgcaattgttggacaaaatgacttgcagtggtattaattgcactaatagagcgtccaaggagtctccacttcatttttttcggtaagttaaaatctatattcgtattttatgtcactgccacctttaaactagctgagtttaccgaagtagctagctaactatcagtttaacatgtagcatgtactgtttaaccatgaaatttaaatgtaaaatacggtaaaataattaatagggca
It contains:
- the camk2n1a gene encoding calcium/calmodulin-dependent protein kinase II inhibitor 1a — translated: MSEVLPYNEGKMNGYGADSEVSQMSFSCGLQDTNAFFAASQAKRPPKLGQIGRAKRVVIEDDRIDEVLKGMTDKSSPGV